The segment GATGGACCACATCACGTTCGTCCCGTCGCCCGAACAGTTCGCGTTCACCTTCGGCGGCGCCGAGCCGGTGTTACGGATCAAAGCCCCGACGGTGCTCACGTTGTGGACCGAGGACGCCTACGGTGGCCGGATCACCAGCGCCGACGATATCGCCAGCAGCGCGCTGGACACCGAGGACCTCAACCCGCAGACCGGACCGTTCTGGATCGAGGGCGCCGAACCCGGCGACACGCTGGCCGTGCACCTGGTCGATCTCACCCCGGCCCGCGGCTGGGGCGCGTCCACCCTGATCCCGTTCTTCGGCGGGCTGACCAGTGTGCCGGTCAGCCCGACGCTGCAGGATCCGCTGCCCGAGCGGACCTGGATCTACGAATACGACTCGGCGACCAAGACGGTCGGTTTCGCCGCGAAGGGCAGCAATTTAGAGGTGGCGCTGCCGGCGAACCCGATGCTCGGCACGGTCGGGGTCGCGCCCGCCCGCCGGGAGGTCCGCACCTCGCTGGTGCCCGATGTGTTCGGCGGCAACATGGACACCCCGGAGATGACCGCCGGCGCCACCTGCTACCTGCGGGTGAATGTGCCCGGAGCGCTGTTCTCCCTGGGCGACGGCCACTACCGCCAGGGTGAGGGCGAGTCGTGCGGCACCGCGGTCGAGGGCGCCATGAACGTCACGGTGATCATCGAGTTGATCAAGGGCGGCGGACCGGCCTGGCCCCGGCTGGAGACCGACACGCATCTGATGTGCATCGGATCCGGCCGCCCCCTGGAGGAGGCGTGGCGGGCCGGGCAGGTCGAGATGATCACCTGGCTGGGCGAGCTCTACGGGCTGGACCGGCTCGACGCCTACCAGT is part of the Mycobacterium adipatum genome and harbors:
- a CDS encoding acetamidase/formamidase family protein, with product MDHITFVPSPEQFAFTFGGAEPVLRIKAPTVLTLWTEDAYGGRITSADDIASSALDTEDLNPQTGPFWIEGAEPGDTLAVHLVDLTPARGWGASTLIPFFGGLTSVPVSPTLQDPLPERTWIYEYDSATKTVGFAAKGSNLEVALPANPMLGTVGVAPARREVRTSLVPDVFGGNMDTPEMTAGATCYLRVNVPGALFSLGDGHYRQGEGESCGTAVEGAMNVTVIIELIKGGGPAWPRLETDTHLMCIGSGRPLEEAWRAGQVEMITWLGELYGLDRLDAYQLLTQISLAPIANVVDTNYSAVTKIDKRLLPAAPAYGGVHTELRSAAASFGTITY